From Sphaeramia orbicularis chromosome 21, fSphaOr1.1, whole genome shotgun sequence:
tccaggttgttggctgttctTTCTGTCCTGTTTAGCTACTTGAGTAGCTGGACCAGATATGATAGAGCCTTACTTTTTGAAAATGGCGGCTGACTTTGTGGCAGAGCCTCTTACAACTCTTTTTAATCTTTCAATTGAAAACAAAGAAGTTCCTTCAACCTGGAAATCAGCTTTTTTTCTCCTTCTATTAAAAGGAGGGGACCCTGCAGTCCTAACAAACTATAGGCCAATTTCAAATTTATGCATCTTGGCCAAAATTCTTGAGTCTTTAGTGTGTGATCAGTTAAAAGACTTTTTGCGCTCAAATGACATCCTCTCTAAATATCAGTCAGGCTTTAGAAAGAAGCACAGCACCATCACAGCAGCTATGAAGGTTGTAAATGACATTACTGTTGCACTTGATAAAAAACAATGTTGTGCTTCACTCTTTATTGACCTGTCAAAAGCATTTGACACCGTCGATCACGCAGTTTTAAAGAGTAAACTTCATTGTTTCGGATTGTCAGGGCATGCAGTTGCTTGGTTCACCAATTACCTCAGTGACAGGACTCAACGCATTAAATATGATGGACTGTGTTCAGAATATGTCACTGTCCACAAGGGGGTGCCACAAGGTTCTTTACTAGGACCCctcctttttattatttatataaatgACTCGGGGCACAATGTCTCTAATGCTGATAtgcatttttatgctgatgacacaattATTTATTGCAGTGGATCAACTCTGGCTCAAGCCATAGAACACTTGCAGAAAGCTTTTGATACTGTCCAGCACTCACTTCTTCAGTTGAAACTTATCCTCAATACTGAAAAGACGAAGATGATGCTATTCTCAAACTCTAAGAAGTGGCCTAAAACTGTCCCAGTAGTGTCTACTTTAGAGGGAAATGTCATAGAGATAGTTcatgtgtatacagggtggggaagcaaaatttacaacattttgaggcagggattgaaagacagtgtatgaccaattagtttattgaaagtcatgagcatttatttgccacaagaaaactgacataatagaaaatgttttttattctatgtgtcctccttctttctcaataactgccttcacacgcttcctgaaacttgcgcaagtgttcctcaaatattcgggtgacaacttttcccattcttttttaatagtatcttccagactttctcgtaatagttttactcatagtcattctcttctttacattataaacagtctttatggacactccaactatttttgaaatctcctttggtgtgacaagtgcattcggcaaatcacacactctttgacgtttgctttcctgattactcatatgggcaaaagtttctgaaaaggtatggataatagtgttaggtatgattatgacatcaatatatgtttggtttcaaaacaattgacgtagtgcctgctgagaaaaaacaactaaatgttcattgtaaattttgcttccccaccctgtattacaataaaaaattacaaatcaaaTCGGAGAAGGATTACAATTTGATTTCTATAGTTCAGgatgcatataaaaaaaaaagacaataaaaagttGGTCTCAAGGATATATGGAAGTATACAATCTTCTAAAAATCATTCTGCGATAtccattaaagaaaaatgggagagggAGTCAGAAACACAAATATCAGACGAGACCTGGATGGAAATATGTGAGACACAAGCGACCACCGCAAACTCTAGATCCTTAAGAGAGTTTGGCTGGAAGAATGTAGTGAGATTATTTAGAACTCCTAAAATAACAGCACTCCAAACAGGCACACAGAGCCAAGGCTTTTGTTGGCAAACATGTGGAAACACTATGGCCAATCACTTCCATGTTTTTTGGGCCTGTCCGAAAATCCAGTCATATTGGAGGGAGGTGGCAAccgagataaataaaataatagggagggatttagattattcttttgttaccttatatcttggtaaaataccggaaacagtccttcagaagcataaatacttattgaagatacttttggcaagtagtaggaaagctataacccgaaaatggttgcaacccgaccctccaactttggacctctggcgtgggattattaaagaaatttactgtatggagagacttacttttaCTTTAAGACTTGGGTTGGAGAAATGTACTGAATGTtgggaaaaatggattgtgtacGCACCTTGATCAATACAACCATAATTGTACaatgatgtatgtgtgcatgatgtaaaagaacattttaagtttaattgtaacacccatgatgatctcatgttcattgtttgttcttttaaaaattaataaataaaaggttaaaaaaaaaaaattacaagaatacattaaaaaacataaaaagctgtacaaacaataaaaataagaacaataaaccaataccaaataaaacaagagAATGTAAATAGTACATTCAgatatctcacatggtttcaaaagccaaggagaaaagatgagttttaagaagggatttaaaaacaggcagaggaggactgtctgatatggagaggcagatggttccatagtttaggagctgctgtaTAAAAGAGAAACCCTTATAAAAGGTTATTTTTACTGCCCCTGTACAGGGTCCAGATGAAACCCTTGAATGGTTCTTGATGGAACTCCAGGGTTAGTTAGCTCGTCTCATTGAATGAACTGcctccatgtgtgaaaataaaacCACAAGAAAAGTAAGTCTGTTAGAAtggtacagtcgtggaaaaaattattagaccaccccttgttttcttcagtttcttgttcattttaatgcctggtacaaataaaggtacatctgtttggacaaatataatgataacaataaaaatacctcaaacgagtttaatttcagagctgatatctagacattttccatggttttcttgacaataatcaaaatcacttcagttcttacatcaatatctatgacattgtactgacaaaaacagtgcttttaggcattccatgttttcttttctgtctgttttagtcacatgatacacacaggagttcgtacttgattgcataactgttgtttttgatgacgtttgatggtctaataagtttgtctgcgactgtatattactttgtttttaatttagtgcTAAACAAATATTGTAATCTGATCTAATTAGGTCAGAGGGTTGTTCTGAAGGGGCAGGAAGTGAGCTTGTTGGACTAGCTGCCACCTCAGGGCTGTCGGCAGCTGAGCTCAAGTCCTTTTGCCTTACCACCTCCATAAAAAACTAAGTCAGTTTATGTATATTATAGAAATCTACAAAATTGGAGTGatgataacagtaataataataagaaaaagaggagaaagaggggaggagggaggggggaggagaggaagaaaaaagaaagaaaaggctgtcactattattgtatttgggattactgattttgctgttttttgttgttttttctctcctttgctttttcctttctttcttttttcccttaAGCTTCTCTCTATACTATCATTTAAAACCTTTTACTGATTTCCTTTGACCCTTTTTCTTATTAGACTGTCAATTCtgttttcattccctcttctgtctccacctgaaCATGCCCAACCCGCACAAAACAaccacaatcacacacacacacacacacacacacacacacacatacacacacacacacacacacacctgtaaataGCCCTCTGTTTGCACCAGTCTATAATGTCTATGTCTTATGaacttttcttagttttttttttttttttcccctgtcacAATATTTGACTGTATATTACATTTAAGTTTGACAAGACATATGACAGCCTTGGACAGATATGAgtgaagttaaaaaaacaaaaaacaccaaatcCATTGTTGTCATGTGTGATATGGCATCTTTTGTTCCAGTTTATGCCTCTTTAACCACGGTAACATCCTGAAAATGTGTTTTCTGATTTCTGGTAAAGTCAAGCCATAAAGAAGAGGGTTAAGAACTGGAGGAATCAGAACGATCTCCAGTGACAAAATTACAGCAAAATATGGGTTTAACTTTTTCACATCAATACGATTAAGGGCAATATCACAAAACCCTGAAAAAGAATAGCTTACTAGTGAAATAGTGTGTGGTAAACATGTTTGGAACACTTTGCTCTTGAATTCAGATGACATTTTGCTGCACACAATTATAATTCGACAGTAGGTATACAGGACATAGATCAGAGGAAGAAACACTGTAACGACACCTACGAATAAAGTTGCAATGTGTAGGATTAAAGTGGATGCACATGACAGTTTAGCAACACTCCAGGCAGCACAGTATACTTTTAAGATCTTATTACCACACAGAGGAAGCCTTACAGTCAAATAAatacatgttgcaacagaaaagGCTGGCATTATCCAGGCAAAGGCTGATAATATGCAAACTTTCTTACGGGTCATCTTATTATGATAATGTAAAGGTTGACAAACAGCAACATACCTGTCAAAAGCCATTATGCTAAGGATGGTCATTTCATTAGATGCATAAGTGTAAATAATATAGATCTGAGTGAAACAAGCTGGACGTGAGATGAAATGAGTGTCAGACAGAAGGTCCATTAAAAATCTGGGGAAGAAACCAGTTGAACCATAAAGAGCATTAACAGACAACAGTGCAATGAACACGTACATGGGCTCATGCAGTGTTCTCTCCTGTGATATGACCAGTAATATGATTATATTAGCAGAGACAATGAAAGCAAACATCAGTAAGCACAGTACAAAGGCTGGATAACGGAATGACCCTATTTTCACAAACAAAGTCAGGTTAAAGTGGAACATATTGGTGTAATTTTCTGTTACATTCATTTACTTTGTACAAGagaaataatgtataaatatagACATAAATGTAGTTTTGACCTTACATTTGTCTGAACAAATGAGATTATGTTTctgtcacaaaaaaaagaaacagcattATTTCCACAAGCTTCTTCTATCTGCCTTAGTTTAAATCTAATCACCACAGGAAAACTGTCTACACATGACCTGAGCCTCCCAAACCCACTCATCagacaaactgaaaacatttatatgTTTCAGTGGTACTGGTAACAGACCTTACATCAGACCCTAGTGATTGTCTGATACACAGGGGCCTAAGTGATGCAATGGTTGCACTGAAAATTTTGATGTGGCCTATCTCTAGGTTTATTACCACAGATGTTTAATGTCAGTTTAATCATGTGTGTTAATGTGACATAAGCCTTTGATTTCAATGTTTGACTGAGCTCTTcctgtattttactgtttttagtcAAAGTTCCTCTTGATGAACAGAATTCAATCCCAGTTTCCCCACAACCGATCCACTGTTGCATCTGATGAGTTgttttagaggagtgatatttttcttttttaaatggaattatgcattttcaaacatttccctgtggtctatataaactgtaaatgctatgtttgggtctgaattcttcattacttaaactccacaggtccatcttcaaccctatttctgagtaatgacaccagaaaggtcattctgagcgctggccctttaaatgcaaatgactctaccccctccaggttgttggctgtactTTCTGTCCTGTTTAGCtacttgagttcattaatacaaccaaaacTGAACATATTAGGTAATTAGCTCAAAATGTTGACACATTTGTTAAATATGACAGTATTTGAGTAAATCTCAGGTGGAGGAGGATGAACAGAAGTGAAACaggctgaacaggactaaacttTGTTATCTGTGACATTTGGAGCAGGCtaatcttatattttattttcagtcttGAGTCCAGAAAGTATCTGTATCTCATTCAAAGCAACTTGTGAACCCAGACTATCATGTAATATTTGTCATGGACTTGGGCCACAACCCGATGCATCCTGAACTGATTCTTCAGTtctccaatgagagcacagcctcTGGTTCTCCAAAAGTTTTAGGAGCTATTTACTTCTTCTGTTGGTGTCTCATATTGGAGAAGTGAACATATGTAtgtagaaatgagacaaatactgtaattaacccataaagacccaaacagctactggcgaccaaaatcatctgctgatagaaactgtttaatacctgttgactcattaatcctattaatccatgtaaataactggtgtaaaatgcagttttaaatcttttcatggtaatctgatatgacccatttggacgttcagaggctccgtagtgaacgtggaaacactgtcatcttctacaacattgattcaccagtaaaacccatggagttggatcaatgacagtggatggacacacttgtttttacattcagttgttgatgtCTCTgctgaaagtcatttttttcttcatttctttctgtttttgacataatatccctcaactttaatttgagcttttatgaccatccacttgatcagaaaattaaatatgataaaatacctgattttcaccgaaaagaatgcaaaatacagaaaaaaaatatcatgatgaatggtgataaatcactcaaaaaaggttaaataaagagtaaaattaatttgggagctgccacagaagtagcactgggtctttatgggttaatatgtttaATATCATGTTAAAGAGCCCCCTCTTCTCCAAGCAGTTTGAAGCGCCccagcacccccacccccaccccatggtCTGGCCACGACTTATAATCATTGGTCATTTTaacacagaaacattaaaattatCCATAACTATAATCTACAATATGGGGATTCAATAATGTTTTGCCTTATCTGTTGAACACAATATTTGTTCCTCACAAAAGCTGCAGGAAATGGGGTAGAGGTATAtcaaatccagtccaatccaacttaATTTGTAACACACTTTAAaagaaccacagtggaccaaagtgctgtacagaagtataaataaaaaaacaaaataaaagaataaaatacaagaatagactaaaaaacataaaaagctgtacaaacaataaaaataatacattcaaatatctcacatggtttcaaaagccaaggagaaaagatgagttttaagaagggatttaaaaacagacagaggaggactgTCTGATAttgagaggcagatggttccatagtttaggagctgctgtaTATAAGAGAAACCCTTACAAAAGGTTATTTTTACTGCCCCTGTACAGGGTCCAGATGAAACACTTGAATGGTTATTGATGGAACTCCAGGGTTAGTTAGCTCGTCTCATTGGATGAACTGCCTCCATGTGCgaaaataaaacaacaagaaaagtaAGTCTGTTAGAatggtacagttgtggaaaaaattattagaccactccttgttttcttcagtttcttgttcattttaatgcctggtacaaataaaggtacatctgtttggacaaatataatgataacaataaaaatacctcatacgagtttaatttaagagctgatatctagacattttccatggtttgcttgataataatcaaaatcacttcagttcttacatcaatatctacagCACTGTACTGACCACAACAGTGCttttaaggcattccatgttttcttttctgtctgttttagtcacatgatacacacaggagttcgtacttgattgcataactgttgtttttgatgacatttgatggtctaataagtttGTCCGCGACtgtgtattactttttttttaaatttcgtgCTAAACAAATATTGTAATCTGATCTAATTAGGTCAGAGGTTGTTCTGAAGGGGCAGGAAGTGAGCTTGTTGGACTAGCTGCCACCTCAGGGCTGTCGGCAGCTGAGCTCAAGTCCTTGGCCTtaccccctccaaaaaaaaaaacaaaaaaacaggtcaaTTCATGTATATTATAGAAATCTAGAAAATTGGAGTGATGATAACAGTAATGATaataagaaaaagaggagaaagaggggaggagggaggggggaggagaggaagaaaaaagaaagaaaaggctttcactattattgtatttgggattactgattttgctgttttttctctcttttgcttttttcctttcttttttccatTAAGCTTCTCTCTATACTATCATTTAAAACCTTTTACTGATTTCTTCCTTTTGTAAACTCACATCCTTTGACCCTTTTTCTTATTAGACTGTCAATTCtgttttcattccctcttctgtctccacctgaaCATGCCCAACCCGCACAAAACAaccataatcacacacacacacacacacacacacacacacacacacacacacacacacacacacacacctgtaaataGCCCCCTCTTTGCACCAGTCCATAATGTCTATGTCTTATgaacttttttagttttttgttttgttttgtttcccctGTCACAATATTTGACTGTATATTACATTTAAGTTTGACAAGACATATGACAGCCTTGGACAGATAtgagtgaagtaaaaaaaacaaaacaaaacaaaaaacaccaaatgcATTGTTGTCATGTGTGATATGTCATCTTTTGTTCCAGTTTATGCTTCTTTAACCACGGTATCATCCTGAAAATGTGTTTTCTGATTTCTGGTAAAGTCAAGCCATAAAGAAGAGGGTTAAGAACTGGAGGAATCAGAACCATCTCCAGTGACAAAATTACAGCAAAATATGGGTTTAACTTTTTCACATCAATACGATTAAGcacaacatcacaaaacactgcaaaacaATAGCTTAATAGTGAAATAATATGTGGTAAACATGTTTGGAACACTTTGCTCTTGAATTCAGATGACATCTTCCTGCACACAATCACAATTTGACAGTAGGTATACAGGACATAGATCAGAGGAAGAAACACTGTAACGACAGCTGCTAACAAAGATGCAATGTGTAGGATTAAAGTGGATGCACATGACAGTTTACCAACACTCCAGCCGGCACAATATACTTTTAAGATCTTATTGCCACACAGAGGAAGCCTTATAGTCAAATAAagacatgttgcaacagaaaagACTGGCATTATCCAGGCAAAGGCTGATAATATGCAAACTTTCTCATGGGTCATCTTATTGTGATAATGTAAAGGTTCACATACAGCAACGTACCTGTCAAAAGCCATTACACTAAGGATGGTCATTTCATAAGATGCATAAGTGTAAATAATATAGATCTGAGTGAAACAAGCTGGACGTGAGATGAGATGAGTGTCAGACAGAAGGTCCATTAAAAATCTGGGGAAGAAACCAGTCGAACCATAAAGAGCATTGACAGACAACAGtgcaatgaacatgtacatgggcTCATGCAGTGTTCTCTCCTGTGATATGACCAGTAATATGATTATATTAGCAGAGACAATGAAAGCAAACATCAGTAAGCACAGTACAAAGGCTGGATAACGGAATGACCCTATTTTCACAAACAAAGTCAGGTTAAAGTGGAACATATTGGTATAATTTTCTGTTACATTCATTTACTTTGTACAAGagaaataatgtataaatatagACATAAATGTAGTTTTGACCTTACATTTGTCTGAATAAATGAGATTATGTTtctgtcacaaaaaaaaagagacacaGCATTATTTCCACAAGCTTCTTCTATCTGCCTTAGTTTAAATATAATCACCACAGGAAAACTGTCTACACATGACCTGAGCCTCCCAAACCCACTCATCagacaaactgaaaacatttatatgTTTCAGTGGTACTGGTAACAGACCTTACATCAGACCCTAGTGATTGTCTGATACACAGGGGCCTAAGTGATGCAATGGTTGCACTGAAAATTTTGATGTGGCCTAACTCTAGGTTTATTACCACAGATGTTTAATGTCAGTTTAATCATGTGTGTTAATGTGCCATAAGCCTTCGATTTCAATGTTTGACTGAGCTCTTcctgtattttactgtttttagtcAAAGTTCCTCTTGATGAACAGAATTCAACCCCAGTTTCCCCACAACCGATCCACTGTTGCATCTGATGagttgttttaaaggagtgatattttgctttttttaaatggaattatgcattttcaaacatttccctgtggtctacataaactgtaaatgctctgcttgggtctgaattcttcattaattcaactccacaggtccatcttcaaccctatttctgagtaatgacaccagaaaggtcattctgagcgctggccctttaaatgcaaatgactctaccccctccaggttgttggctgtactTTCTGTCCTGTTTAGCtacttgagttcattaatacaaccaaaacTGAACACtgtaggtaatcagctcaaaattTTGACATATTTGTTAAATATGACAGTATTTGAGTAAATCTCAGGTGGAGGAGGATGAACAGAAGTGAAACaggctgaacaggactaaacttTGTTATCTGTGACATTTGGAGCAGGCtaatcttatattttattttcagtcttGAGTCCAGAAAGTATCTGTGTCTCATTCAAAGCAACTTGTGAACCCAGACTATCATGTAATATTTGTCATGGACTTGGGCCACAACCCGATGCATCCTGAACTGATTCTTCAGTtctccaatgagagcacagcctcTGGTTCTCCAAAAGTTTTAGGAGCTATTTACTTCTTCTGTTGGTGTCTCATATCGGAGAAGTGAACATATGTAtgtagaaatgagacaaatactgtaattaacccataaagacccaaacagctactggcgaccaaaatcatctgctgatagaaactgtttaatacctgttgactcattaatcctattaatccatgtaaataactggtgtaaaatgcagttttaaatcttttcatggtaatctgatatgacccatttggacgttcagaggctccgtagtgaacgtggaaacactgtcatcttctacaacattgattcaccagtaaaacccatggagttggatcaatgacagtggatggacacacttgtttttacattcagttgttgatgtctttgctgaaaaagtcatttttttcttcatttctttctgtttttgacataatatccctcaactttaatttgagcttttatgaccatccacttgatcagaaaattaaatatgataaaatacctgattttcaccgaaaagaatgcaaaatacagaaaaaaaatatcatgatgaatggtgataaatcactcaaaaaaggttaaataaagagtaaAATTAACTTGGGAGCTGctacagaagtagcactgggtctttatgggttaatatgtttaATATCATGTTAAAGAGCCCCCTCTTCTCCAAGCAGTTTGAAGCgctccagcacccccacccccaccccatggtCTGGCCACAACTTATAATCATTGGtcattttaacacaaaaacattaaaattatccATAACTATAATCTACAATATGGGGATTCAATAATGTTTTGCCTTATCTGTTGAACACAATATTTGTTCCTCACAAAAGCTGCAGGATATGGGGTAGAGGTATAtcaaatccagtccaatccaacttaATTTGTAACACACTTTAAaagaaccacagtggaccaaagtgctgtacagaagtataaataaaaaaacaaaataaaagaataaaatacaagaatagactaaaaaacataaaaagctgtacaaacaataaaaataagaacaatacaccaataccaaataaaacaatagaataaaaataatacattcaaatatctcacatggtttcaaaagccaaggagaaaagatgagttttaagaagggattaaaaaacagacagaggaggactgtctgatatggagaggcagatggttccatagtttaggagctgctgtaTATAAGAGAAACCCTTATAAAAGGTTATTTTTACTGCCCCTGTACAGGGTCCAGATGAAACACTTGAATGGTTATTGATGGAACTCCAGGGTTAGTTAGCTCGTCTCATTGGATGAACTGcctccatgtgtgaaaataaaacCACAAGAAAAGTAAGTCTGTTAAAatggtacagttgtggaaaaaattattagaccaccccttgttttcttcagtttcttgttcattttaataccttgtATAGctaaaggtacatctgtttggacaaatataatgataacaataaaaatacctCATACGAGTTTAAttaaagagctgatatctagacattttccatggttttcttgataataaccaaaatcacttcacttcttacatcaatatctacagcattgtactgacaaaaacagtgcttttaggcattccatgttttcttttccgtctgttttagtcacatgataaacacaggagttcgtacttgattgcataactgttgtttttgatgatgtttgatggtctaataagtttttccgcaactgtatattacttttttttttttaatttagtgctaAACAAATATTGTAATCTGATCTAATTAGGTCAGAGGGTCGTTCTGAAGGGGCAGGAAGTGAGTTTGTTGGACTAGCTGCCACCTCAGGGCTGTCGGCAGCTGAGCTCAAGTCCTTGGCCTTACCccctccataaaaaaaaatcccaagtcaatttatgtatattttacaAATCTAGAAAATTGGAGTGATGATAACAGTAATGATaataagaaaaagaggaggagaaagagaggaggagggaggggggaggagaggaagaaaaaagaaagaaaaggctgTCACTATTACTGTATTTGGGATTactgattttgctgttttttgttgttttttctcttttgcttttttcctttctttcttttttcccttaAGCTTCTCTCTATACTATTATTTTAGACCTTTTTACTGATTTCTTCCTTTTGTAAACTCACATCCTTTGACCCTTTTCCTTATTAGACTGTCAATTCtgttttcattccctcttctgtctccacctgaaCATGCCCAACCCGCACAAAACAACCATAATTACACACCAGtctataatgtcttatgaactttttttgggtttgtttttgggtttttttcccctgtcACAATATTTGACTGTATATTACATTTAAGTTTGACAAGACATATGACAGCGTTAAACAAATAtgggtgaagtaaaaaaaaaaacaaaaaaaaaaacccaaacacaaaaaacaccaaaTCCATTGTTGTCATGTGTGATATGTCATCTTTTGTTCCAGTTTATGCTTCTTTAACCACGGTATCATCCTGAAAATGTGTTTTCTGATTTCTGGTAAAGTCAAGCCATAAAGAAGAGGGTTAAGAACTGGAGGAATCAGAACCATCTCCAGTGACAAAATTACAGCAAAATATGGGTTTAACTTTTTCACATCAATACGATTAAGCATAAGatcacaaaacactgcaaaacaATAGCTTACTAGTGAAATAGTATGTGGTAAACATGTTTGGAACACTTTGCTCTTGAATTCAGATGACATCTTCCTGCACACAATCACAATTTGACAGTAGGTATACAGGACATAGATCAGAGGAAGAAACATTGTAACGACAGCTACTAATAAAGATGCAATGTGTAGGATTAAAGTGGATGCACATGACAGTTTAGCAACACTCAAGGCAGCACAGTATACTTTTAAGATCTTACTGCCACACAGAGGAAGCCTTATAGTCAAATAAAGACAT
This genomic window contains:
- the LOC115412854 gene encoding olfactory receptor 10J4-like, which encodes MNVTENYTNMFHFNLTLFVKIGSFRYPAFVLCLLMFAFIVSANIIILLVISQERTLHEPMYVFIALLSVNALYGSTGFFPRFLMDLLSDTHFISRPACFTQIYIIYTYASNEMTILSIMAFDRYVAVCQPLHYHNKMTRKKVCILSAFAWIMPAFSVATCIYLTVRLPLCGNKILKVYCAAWSVAKLSCASTLILHIATLFVGVVTVFLPLIYVLYTYCRIIIVCSKMSSEFKSKVFQTCLPHTISLVSYSFSGFCDIALNRIDVKKLNPYFAVILSLEIVLIPPVLNPLLYGLTLPEIRKHIFRMLPWLKRHKLEQKMPYHT
- the LOC115412855 gene encoding olfactory receptor 51I2-like, with amino-acid sequence MNVTENYTNMFHFNLTLFVKIGSFRYPAFVLCLLMFAFIVSANIIILLVISQERTLHEPMYMFIALLSVNALYGSTGFFPRFLMDLLSDTHLISRPACFTQIYIIYTYASYEMTILSVMAFDRYVAVCEPLHYHNKMTHEKVCILSAFAWIMPVFSVATCLYLTIRLPLCGNKILKVYCAGWSVGKLSCASTLILHIASLLAAVVTVFLPLIYVLYTYCQIVIVCRKMSSEFKSKVFQTCLPHIISLLSYCFAVFCDVVLNRIDVKKLNPYFAVILSLEMVLIPPVLNPLLYGLTLPEIRKHIFRMIPWLKKHKLEQKMTYHT
- the LOC115412856 gene encoding olfactory receptor 51I2-like: MNVTENYTNMFHFNLTLFVKIGSFRYPAFVLCLLMFAFIVSANIIILLVISQERTLHEPMYMFIALLSVNALYGSTGFIPRFLMDLLSDTHLISRPACFTQMYIIYTYASYEMTILSIMAFDRYVAVCEPLHYHNKMTHKKVCILSAFAWIMPAFSIATCLYLTIRLPLCGSKILKVYCAALSVAKLSCASTLILHIASLLVAVVTMFLPLIYVLYTYCQIVIVCRKMSSEFKSKVFQTCLPHTISLVSYCFAVFCDLMLNRIDVKKLNPYFAVILSLEMVLIPPVLNPLLYGLTLPEIRKHIFRMIPWLKKHKLEQKMTYHT